The segment ATGTGCAACCAAAGCCACAAGTTAGTAAGCAGTATAGTGCCATATAGCTGGAAGACTTGATCTGTTCAATAGAGAGTCATGCACCATCTAATGTTCTAGCCGTTACCACACAGGATCTTTATTGCAATCCATTTAATATTGTTTTGCCATGATAAGAGTCCTGCAACGCATAATATTACTATTATTAATTTTAGCTTTTATAAAACTAAGATAATAAAATGTGTTGTGAAGTCTGAACATAGTCTCTATCTGCCACCTACtgattttgtaagtatgtaacaaaaatagaaattcaTACTTTTCAGTCCTCTTCTTCTCTAATACTGCAACTTGCCTAGTAGACCAGATATTATAATTATTAGACATGTGCTTAAACATCAGAAACTGGCTGCAACAGAGAAAAGGAAGTTCAGCATTTTAACTCCATTGAATAAAATTATTGGTAATACATAATTTAGTACTGCATTTTAACTCCATTAAGGAAGTTCTTACTACATACTTTGTCAAACCGGTGTAGTACCATTACGCATAAATGCATGGTTTGGTCAGCCGATCATGAAGCATCAATTCAATTCGCAAATCACAGAATTGGGGAATGGAATTGAACAACCAAGAATAAACCGAGTGTATAGTGGATCTATAAACATGTGCCAAACACAAAAATGCCcttcttaaaaataatataataaacaATATAGAAAGAATAAGTAATCTAATCTTTTTTATGAACTAATACTATAAATAAAAGCAGGAATAGCAGTCAGGATGTCTACACCTTCATATGAACTAGAAAAGACTATGAATGGTTCCAAAGTGATAAACTAAGGAAATTCTTGAAAATAGGTGCTTGACATGAATATTTCACACGAACAAAATATATGATCTTGTGCAAGCACTCGGCATACAATGTATTGATTACTATTATTAAATTTCTGTAGCTTCCAATTTTGATTTGTTTTCATATATGTTCAGGAGGTGTCCATCCAATTTATGCCCAACGAGGAGGAGATACCCAGCGAGGAGAAGATGCCGAGCGACAAAGAAAATGGTGATGGTCAGTTTGTAGGCGTGGACCTTTGGGTTGATTCACAGGAGGAAGAATACGAGCTCATTGATGACACGAAGTTGGAAATGCTACGTCTACTGATCCCAGGTTACACCGAGTGTTTCCAAGTAAAAAAAAGTAGTGTGTTGATTAAGTGACATGAATAGTTTGCCGTCTACGTACTTCTTGTTGTTAGTCCGAAGTACGAACTCATAATTAGTCAGCTGCATAGTGGCATCCTATCATGTTATATATTATGTGGTTCTGTTTGGTGACATCTTTTGGAATATATGGTTATTCAACATCTTATTGAAATGTCATGCATCTCTATGAAATACTagtgcttgtttttttattgtgCATATGGACAATCAACTTGTTAATAGAACCTAGGATAAAACATTCATACAAGcaaacatattatatatttagttTCCACAATTACATAGACGACACATGTACATAGATGACAAGAGTACATATTATGACACAAGTGCACAATTAGTTGCCTAAAAGTTGTATGACTTTCTCATACAACTGACGATCACAGCGAAGGGCTTTAGGAAGAATGCCAAGTGCCTCTAGCCTCGCTTTGTTCATGTGAGGGATCTTGTACTTATTCCCTCCATTAGCTTCCATTACTTCAATGCAGCAGCTTTGTAGTGTCACGAACACTCTATTCAGAGTCTTTGGATCGTAGTCATTATATTCCTTCTGAACATTCTCTATTAGCTCCTCCATGTTTTTAGACACCCTATTAGCAGTTAAGGACTGAAGTGATGCAAAGAAGCCAAGATCTAGACAATTCATATCGGGGGAATTGGGAGGTTGATTCACGAGGCGAATATCAAACCCCATTTGAGCTACTGCAACACAGAACTGCTCATCGTCAATTGGTACATGAGTTCTAGCATTGTCTTGTTGAATAAATATTGTTCTTCTTGCATCTTCTAGAGGCCAACCTGCTCTAATAGCTGGGAGAACTTTAGAGATCATAAATGATCTCATAGTGTCTCTATCAACCTTAATTGTCTTTGTTACAAGTGTCCCCCTCTCTCTATTATGGCTTCTCCTTTGTGCGGGTTCCTGTTAGTACATCAAATAGGCTAGGTTTAAACATAAAAAACAGAAGTAAATAACACTTGTATAAGAAGGTTGTGTTACCTTTCTAACAAAAGGCCAAATGCCTATCTTAGCATCAAAAGTACAATTGCCTTCAGCATCATACCTAGGCCTCGCAACTGCTGATAGAAACATAACTTTCTCAATTGCATTCTTATTTTGGACAGGTCTATAGGGTTCCTCCTCAAGGGGATGCAGGTAGAAAGTCCTGTCCTTTTTGGTGGCATTGAACCATTTTTCATCTATGTGGACAATGTTTTCCATTTCAATAAACTTGGGGTCGTTTGGTAACGTACGATGATCTAGCATACCAACACACCACTGCagcctttcttttttgtttgcttCCTTCAAAGAAGGCTTTAGTGAGTTAGAGTCACGTCGTAGATGCCCTTCTTTGAACAACCTATGCAATGTGCTTTTTGACACACCTAGGGCTTTAGCAAGTGACCGTATAGTGCTTCTTTGGCGCAATGGAATAGCTGATACAGCCGACAAGTCTATTACAACCTTTTTGCGGCCACAATTGTAACGCTTCCTCGAGTCAACATTAACTTGTACTCCATGTGCGATGCAAAGCTTTGCTCTCTTCCAAATACGCTGGACTGTACGGATGCTGACATTGAACACTTGAGCAACTGCACGTGTGGTGTCTTTTTCTAGTTTTCCATCCTTACTTTTTGCAAGCAACAATTCATAAATTCTTTGCCTTTGTGGGTTTGTCAATTCTCTAGAACTGTTTTCCTCATTTCCATTTgcatttggatttggatttggatttggatttgcatcttcttcttctgagtCCGACAACTCCTCTCTATCAAAGACAACATTGACAGTATCTGTATACACGCCATAGTCCCGAAGATCATCCTCCAAGGCTTCCAGCTCATGTTGCAATTCATTGTCATTGTCTACAAAAAATTTTACATGGTAAGTTAATGTGTGTTAATCAGATTGTGTAGATTTATTCAGTCCTAAAATCAAGAATGTAAACATGTTTGTAACTTATCAAAAAGTAATGAACTTTTACCCAGTTGAATTTCCTGTTCCTCATTTCCATTTGCATGCATATCCAGGTCATGCTCCATGTTTTGCTAATaattgtctaaaaaaaaaaactacttgcTAGTCAG is part of the Oryza glaberrima chromosome 12, OglaRS2, whole genome shotgun sequence genome and harbors:
- the LOC127756404 gene encoding uncharacterized protein LOC127756404, yielding MAIDLNILAEEEEDGGALPDLNEAQANLEEEVPGRHVIQVDDLARVACHGNDQVVHSFDLNLGAFDLNLEATEEQEQLHPDNDNELQHELEALEDDLRDYGVYTDTVNVVFDREELSDSEEEDANPNPNPNPNANGNEENSSRELTNPQRQRIYELLLAKSKDGKLEKDTTRAVAQVFNVSIRTVQRIWKRAKLCIAHGVQVNVDSRKRYNCGRKKVVIDLSAVSAIPLRQRSTIRSLAKALGVSKSTLHRLFKEGHLRRDSNSLKPSLKEANKKERLQWCVGMLDHRTLPNDPKFIEMENIVHIDEKWFNATKKDRTFYLHPLEEEPYRPVQNKNAIEKVMFLSAVARPRYDAEGNCTFDAKIGIWPFVRKEPAQRRSHNRERGTLVTKTIKVDRDTMRSFMISKVLPAIRAGWPLEDARRTIFIQQDNARTHVPIDDEQFCVAVAQMGFDIRLVNQPPNSPDMNCLDLGFFASLQSLTANRVSKNMEELIENVQKEYNDYDPKTLNRVFVTLQSCCIEVMEANGGNKYKIPHMNKARLEALGILPKALRCDRQLYEKVIQLLGN